The DNA sequence AAATAACATCATTGCACCGGTTTTCCGATAAGAAGAGCCTTGAATTTTAGTGATGACTGCCAGTACCCATTTATCATTTGGATACATGTTCCACTGAGAAAGTAAATCTTCAATATGATGTGACATTAAATTCCTATTTTAATAAACCTAACGAATAGGCGTTATGTTTAATTAGCGCTGTTTTAATTTCAGCCTTTTTATTTTAAAAAAGGCCATTAGGTACTTTTCTAATAATTATTAAAGCAGTCTGATTGAATAAATATAGAAAGTAAGTTTGCGGTTTTAAAACGTTTATATCAAGGTTATTTCTATTTAAAAAGAGTATTTAAGGAATAGCTTTTAAATGTTATGGAAGAAGTTAAAAAATGGATAGCGTATTTAGTTTCATTATCTTTAATTATCAAGCCATAATTTGTACTATGAGTTTTATCTCTAATCTAACCCAACAAAATCAAGGTAGCAGGCACTGAAACAGTAGTGAAAGAAGCGTTCAGGTAAGTACTTATAGAGATGTTCTGCTCGTTCTAAGTGAAATTAACGAAGTCTTCACCGAAATTCATTACAACACCTATGAGGTTAGTGTTAAAGGTTACATCAGAGAGCATTCCTGTAGTGAAATCTAGGTCACTGATAATTAGGGTGACGGTGTCGGATGGATAGGGGCTATATACCATCATAGTTTTTTATTGAGCGAATATAGAAAGTAAAGTCACCATAGTCGTAGAACTGATTGTTAAAAAAATTACCTTCTTCGCCGGTACCAACGATAGAGTTATTTAGGTCAGTTAAAGATCATTATCAAGAGACATAATCAAGACACCCATCTATATTACGATATTTAAGCAACATCAAAAAAAACAACTTTATTACGGCCTCTTTTTTTTGCCTCATACATCGCCTTATCAGCGCACTCCATTAACATAGTTTGGCTTTTTGCATCCAGAGGATAAATTGCCACTCCAATACTTGAAGAAATATGAAGGACACCATTATTTGTTATTACAAAAGGCTCTTCTAAACTATTTAGTATTTTATTAGCTACCTCCTTGGCATTCTCATAAATTTCAGGGAGTACAACTACAAACTCATCCCCTCCTAGTCGTCCAACTGTGTCTGTAGCGCGCAAACAATATTGAATACGTTTGGATACTTCTGTTAATAACCAATCACCGACTTGATGTCCATGGCTATCATTTATGCTTTTAAATCCATCTAAATCAATAAAAAGAATAGCCAGATTTTTTTGAGTGCGTTTAGAAAAGGCTATCGCTTGCTTTAATCTATCATTGAGCAAACGACGATTAGGAAGGTGCGTTAAATGATCATATGAGGCCTCTTTATCAAGGCGCATTTGAATTTTTTTTTGTTCAGTAATATCATAATTGACGCCAACCATTCGGATTGGCTTGCCTATTTCGTCAAATGTCGTTTTTGATACCGCTTTAATATAATGAACTGAGCTATCTGGCCACAGAACTCGAAACTCAGGACAATATTCTCGTTCATGTCTAAGGGCCGCCTGTATTTCACCGTCAATATGCATCCGGTCATCTATGTGTACTCTAGAAATCCACGCTTCATACAAATCTTCAAAATCTGACTTTTGTAAACCATATAATTTATACATGACGGAGTCCCAAGTCAGAATGTTTTTTTCAACATCCCAATCCCAAATCCCTACAATTCCCGCTGAAGCGGCTGCTTTTAGTCGATCAATTAATATTTCTAATTCCGCTTTCGCCTGCATAGATTTTTTCCCGGTGATTGTAATGTTCAGCATTACAATTAGCAAAAGTACCGATACAAATATGCCTGATATGCCAACTAATTTAGCTAGGTTATTTTCAACACTCTTTTCAAAAACAGAGGTACTATAAAAGGGAATGGTCCAATTTCGGCCTGGAAATTCAATCGTCTTAACAACGTAAAAAGCAGGTTTAGATTCTTTTTTATAAGCACTAGGCAAATAGGCCCCAATTCTATCGGGAGCGTAAAGTAGATTATTTGCATTTTCTGAATGTCCATCATATATTGAAAAGTTTATGCGACGAATTTCATCACCTAAGAGAATGCCATTAATCAGATTATCAATACGAAATGGGCTATATACATATCCGATAAGTTCTTTTTGACGCTGAGAAATATTTTCAATAGGAGCACCATTGCGATATAAAGGGAGATAGATGAGAAATCCATTCTGTAAATCATCGCCATTTTCCTGAACCAGTTTAACTTTAGCTGAATATGCGATATCACCATTGTCGCGGGCAATGTCCATGGCGGTATGGCGAGCCTCCTCTGAGTACATATCATATCCAAACGCTCGCTGATTTCTGGCCGTGAAGGGCTCAAGATAGAGAATGCTACTGTATTTATCACGAGATCCTTCTGGAAAGACACTGAAATCATTGAAACCTTCTAGTCGTACCATATTAACAAATGTGTCTTTTTCTTCTGGTTTCAACATGACGGCATAGCCAATACCTTGAATACCAGTCAAATATTTTTCAACGTGTAAATTACTTATATAATGATGAAATTCGAGGCGATTAACGTGATCACTTGATTTAAATAACCCTACACCGCCACGTAATACTTGCTCATATTCCTGCATACGCTGTTCGATGGAGCGAATAGTTTGGGCCACCTCAAATTTAAATAGCTCTTGGATATGGAGTTGATTAGATTTGGTCGTGATCGACCAAGCAATAAAGGTAATACAGAGACTTAATGAAAATATAAGCCAAGAGGGTAACGTACTGTGGATAAACTTAAAAAATTCGGTTTTAACACTACGCTTCATCTGCAACCATTCTCCTGAAAGTCAATTTACCGACCATTAAAGCTTTCACTATTTTTTCCACAATGTGCACGATGAACTCCTTAACCCTTGGTGGAGTAAGACTTAAAAGCATTCGTAAACTTAGAAAATATTAGTTCAATTTGGTGATTAACGCATATTAATAGGCGTTATTGTCTGACCGAATTTTTACTCAAGTTATTGCTTTTTCGCTGATTGATTATATTGAATTACTGGATTGGACGAGCAGAATGAGATGATAAGTGTAGGCACTTAGCCACAATTACTTTATGTATTGGGAATTGATAATGAAATCGGGTGTGAATTAGCGAGTAGTTTTGGTGAAAATTATTATAGTGCGGTGGGGCCTTAAAAAATTAGCCCCTTTAACTGCTTAACATGCTTCTGCTCGCTACCCTAATAAATCACTTAAATACTGGTGATTAGAGCTGATATTTATGCG is a window from the Psychromonas ingrahamii 37 genome containing:
- a CDS encoding GGDEF domain-containing protein — translated: MKRSVKTEFFKFIHSTLPSWLIFSLSLCITFIAWSITTKSNQLHIQELFKFEVAQTIRSIEQRMQEYEQVLRGGVGLFKSSDHVNRLEFHHYISNLHVEKYLTGIQGIGYAVMLKPEEKDTFVNMVRLEGFNDFSVFPEGSRDKYSSILYLEPFTARNQRAFGYDMYSEEARHTAMDIARDNGDIAYSAKVKLVQENGDDLQNGFLIYLPLYRNGAPIENISQRQKELIGYVYSPFRIDNLINGILLGDEIRRINFSIYDGHSENANNLLYAPDRIGAYLPSAYKKESKPAFYVVKTIEFPGRNWTIPFYSTSVFEKSVENNLAKLVGISGIFVSVLLLIVMLNITITGKKSMQAKAELEILIDRLKAAASAGIVGIWDWDVEKNILTWDSVMYKLYGLQKSDFEDLYEAWISRVHIDDRMHIDGEIQAALRHEREYCPEFRVLWPDSSVHYIKAVSKTTFDEIGKPIRMVGVNYDITEQKKIQMRLDKEASYDHLTHLPNRRLLNDRLKQAIAFSKRTQKNLAILFIDLDGFKSINDSHGHQVGDWLLTEVSKRIQYCLRATDTVGRLGGDEFVVVLPEIYENAKEVANKILNSLEEPFVITNNGVLHISSSIGVAIYPLDAKSQTMLMECADKAMYEAKKRGRNKVVFFDVA